A portion of the Litorimonas taeanensis genome contains these proteins:
- the leuC gene encoding 3-isopropylmalate dehydratase large subunit — MTQTLFDKVWNRNVVVPESDTQPATLYIGLHLIHEVTSPQAFTVLRERGLKVRRPDRTLATIDHSTPTLINPDGSRPYVTEQAEKQVQTLLANAKEYGIETHGWDSDNRGIVHVMGPELGATQPGMTIVCGDSHTSTHGAFGAIAFGIGTTQVGHVLANQCILMRKPKTMAIHVNGTLQDGVTPKDVILAIIAKIGVGGGTGYALEYCGNVFREMSMDGRMTVCNMSIEAGARCGMIAPDETTFAYLKGRKFVPENYAAACKDWASLATDEGAVYDKEVHLRAEDIKPMVTYGTHPGMGISIDSLVPAAADDADESALRYMQLKAGQTIAGTKVDKVFIGSCTNSRMEDLRAAANIFKDRRVAENVTVIIVPGSVLVKARAEEEGLDKIFIAAGAQWREAGCSMCLGMNGDIGQPGDLIVSTSNRNFAGRQGPGVRTVLASPETAAAAAVTGVITDHRTLGAAA, encoded by the coding sequence ATGACACAAACTCTCTTTGATAAAGTTTGGAACAGAAACGTTGTTGTTCCAGAAAGCGATACGCAGCCCGCTACACTTTATATCGGGCTTCACCTGATCCACGAAGTGACATCACCGCAAGCCTTTACGGTTCTGCGCGAACGTGGCCTAAAAGTCCGGCGTCCTGATCGTACTTTGGCAACCATAGATCACTCTACGCCGACTCTCATTAATCCTGACGGCTCTCGGCCATACGTCACCGAACAGGCGGAAAAACAAGTCCAAACACTCCTCGCCAACGCTAAGGAATACGGCATTGAAACACATGGGTGGGATAGCGATAATCGCGGCATTGTACATGTCATGGGGCCAGAGCTTGGCGCCACGCAGCCCGGCATGACAATTGTTTGCGGAGATAGCCATACATCTACCCATGGCGCCTTTGGTGCAATTGCTTTTGGAATCGGGACGACACAGGTCGGCCATGTCTTAGCCAATCAATGTATCCTGATGCGAAAACCCAAAACAATGGCTATCCATGTAAACGGAACGCTTCAAGACGGCGTTACGCCCAAGGATGTTATCCTCGCTATTATTGCGAAGATTGGCGTCGGTGGCGGCACAGGTTACGCGCTGGAGTATTGCGGTAATGTGTTCCGCGAAATGAGCATGGACGGCCGTATGACGGTTTGTAACATGTCTATCGAAGCGGGCGCACGGTGCGGCATGATCGCCCCTGATGAGACCACATTTGCATATTTAAAGGGCCGGAAATTTGTTCCCGAAAACTATGCGGCCGCCTGTAAAGATTGGGCCTCTTTGGCGACAGATGAGGGGGCGGTATATGATAAAGAAGTTCATTTACGTGCCGAAGACATCAAACCCATGGTAACATATGGCACCCATCCTGGCATGGGCATTTCAATTGATTCTCTTGTTCCTGCGGCCGCAGATGATGCTGATGAAAGCGCTTTACGTTATATGCAATTAAAGGCGGGGCAAACTATAGCCGGCACTAAGGTTGATAAGGTCTTTATCGGGTCTTGTACTAATTCACGAATGGAAGACCTTCGCGCCGCTGCAAATATTTTCAAAGACCGCCGAGTCGCTGAAAATGTCACCGTTATTATTGTACCGGGATCCGTCTTGGTAAAAGCACGTGCCGAAGAAGAAGGCCTTGATAAAATTTTCATCGCAGCGGGTGCTCAATGGCGAGAGGCTGGATGTTCTATGTGTCTAGGCATGAACGGCGATATTGGGCAACCCGGAGATTTGATCGTATCGACATCAAACCGCAATTTTGCGGGCCGCCAAGGCCCGGGCGTTCGAACGGTTCTTGCCTCCCCGGAAACGGCGGCGGCCGCAGCGGTGACGGGCGTTATCACTGACCACAGAACATTAGGAGCGGCAGCATGA
- the leuD gene encoding 3-isopropylmalate dehydratase small subunit, whose translation MSFKPMTVVTSKTVVLPAANIDTDQIMPARFLTMTTKSGLGKHLFNDWRYDEDGSETDHKLNSEAAKACEILVGGHNFGCGSSREHAPWALTDYGFRVVISSEIADIFRGNSLKNGLLPIVIDKRAHAWLLENPSAEVTVDLENCEVRLPRNGGTYSFEIDSFSRHCLMEGVDEMGFLQTQGDAITAHEEKISN comes from the coding sequence ATGAGCTTCAAACCTATGACCGTCGTCACATCGAAAACAGTCGTATTACCTGCGGCCAATATCGATACAGATCAAATTATGCCTGCCCGTTTTTTAACGATGACAACCAAGTCTGGGCTCGGCAAACACCTTTTCAACGATTGGCGCTACGATGAGGACGGCTCAGAAACCGATCATAAATTAAATAGCGAAGCAGCAAAAGCCTGCGAAATTCTTGTCGGCGGTCACAATTTTGGCTGTGGCTCTTCACGTGAGCATGCGCCTTGGGCCTTGACGGATTACGGATTTAGAGTCGTCATCAGTTCAGAAATTGCGGATATATTTCGAGGTAACTCATTAAAGAATGGCCTGCTGCCAATTGTGATTGATAAACGCGCACATGCATGGTTACTGGAAAACCCCAGTGCAGAGGTCACTGTTGACCTAGAGAACTGCGAAGTAAGGCTGCCCCGCAATGGCGGCACCTATAGTTTCGAGATTGATAGTTTTTCACGGCATTGCCTGATGGAAGGCGTCGATGAAATGGGCTTTCTTCAAACACAAGGTGACGCCATTACGGCTCATGAAGAAAAAATAAGTAATTAA
- the leuB gene encoding 3-isopropylmalate dehydrogenase, translating into MTTLNFTYLPGDGIGPEVGDAAIAVLRAISDKFGHTLLPEFHLIGGAAIDAVGQPLPAETFESCERTGAILLGAVGGPKWDHLKGADRPELGSLLPLRKELNLYANIRPCAPFPALIDNAPLKRERLEGVDFVVMRELTGGIYFGQKGRDVNGAYDECRYSEAEIRRIAIKAFDLAATRKKKVTSVDKSNVLETSRLWRETVIDVATNYPDVELEHLLVDAMTMHMLTHAQDYDVILTENMFGDILTDEASVLCGSMGVIPSASLSDGKTGMYEPIHGSAPDIAGEGKANPIAMILSAAWMLRLSFGLDKEAALIEAAVEAALEQGQTTGDLGGTLTTAQVGDWIASHVSQ; encoded by the coding sequence ATGACCACTTTGAATTTTACTTACCTACCAGGTGACGGGATAGGCCCCGAAGTAGGGGATGCCGCTATTGCTGTATTACGGGCGATTTCCGATAAATTTGGCCATACGTTATTACCTGAGTTTCACCTGATTGGCGGCGCCGCGATTGACGCTGTAGGCCAACCTCTACCCGCAGAAACTTTTGAATCTTGCGAGCGTACAGGTGCCATTTTATTGGGCGCCGTTGGCGGCCCGAAGTGGGACCATTTAAAAGGGGCAGACCGACCCGAACTTGGTTCGCTTTTGCCACTCCGCAAAGAGCTCAACCTTTATGCAAATATTCGTCCCTGCGCACCTTTTCCTGCGTTGATTGATAATGCGCCCTTGAAACGTGAAAGGCTCGAAGGCGTGGACTTTGTTGTTATGCGAGAGCTCACGGGCGGGATATATTTTGGTCAAAAAGGCCGTGATGTAAATGGGGCTTATGATGAGTGCCGTTACTCTGAAGCTGAAATTCGGCGCATTGCTATCAAAGCTTTTGATTTGGCTGCAACGCGTAAGAAAAAAGTAACTTCAGTCGATAAATCTAATGTGCTTGAGACGTCACGCCTTTGGCGCGAAACCGTCATTGATGTGGCGACAAACTACCCTGATGTTGAACTTGAACATTTACTCGTCGATGCCATGACGATGCACATGCTTACCCACGCGCAAGATTATGATGTAATTTTGACTGAGAATATGTTCGGCGATATTTTAACAGATGAAGCTTCTGTCTTATGCGGATCAATGGGCGTCATACCTTCTGCGTCTTTATCTGATGGCAAAACAGGCATGTATGAGCCTATTCACGGCAGCGCCCCAGACATAGCAGGTGAAGGAAAAGCCAACCCTATTGCCATGATATTATCCGCCGCATGGATGCTCCGTTTATCCTTTGGTTTAGACAAGGAGGCCGCCCTTATCGAAGCCGCTGTAGAGGCCGCTTTGGAACAAGGGCAAACCACAGGTGACCTTGGCGGCACACTGACGACCGCGCAAGTGGGCGACTGGATAGCGAGTCATGTCAGCCAATAA
- the ilvA gene encoding threonine ammonia-lyase, biosynthetic, giving the protein MSANKPLIDLHELKARIESANVYALAKRTGCELAPKLSLELGRNVWLKREDLQDVFSFKIRGATNRIAELTDEERACGVCAASAGNHAQGIATAAAYYNTKAIIFMPVTTPAIKVAAVQSHGAETRLVGDSYDAACEAAITYAQMSGAVFIHPFDEISVIAGQGTVGREILEQMPRTPDAVYIPVGGGGLISGVGAWVKSVSPNTKIIAVEPEGAPTLLTSLEAGQPTTLESVDSFADGVAVKRIGTHTFDVAQRLVDEVICVSNDEICAAVKDVFEATRTVVEPAGALALAGLIKHTRLGQAPEGDSVVILSGANVNFDRIGHIVERAELGAGEEMLFAAAIPEKPGAFLNFCNALGRRAVTEFNYRYTESDTAHVLVGIKTRDLQDREQVTADMATHNISITDLSNDRLAKRHLRHMVGGRTSTSIAEVIYRFEFPERPGALTDFLIALDDRWNISLFHYRNHGNTTGHVLCGFQVPKGDMEALEESLSKTGYPMSEETDSKAYEYFLRA; this is encoded by the coding sequence ATGTCAGCCAATAAACCGCTCATTGACCTGCATGAATTAAAGGCCCGTATTGAATCCGCTAATGTTTACGCATTGGCCAAACGGACGGGCTGTGAACTTGCGCCCAAATTAAGCCTCGAACTTGGACGCAATGTTTGGCTGAAGCGAGAAGACCTACAAGATGTCTTTAGCTTTAAAATACGCGGTGCGACGAACCGCATAGCCGAGCTCACAGATGAAGAACGCGCCTGCGGGGTCTGTGCTGCGAGTGCAGGAAATCACGCACAAGGTATCGCAACCGCCGCCGCTTATTATAATACCAAAGCCATCATCTTTATGCCCGTCACAACGCCGGCCATCAAAGTCGCTGCCGTACAAAGCCATGGCGCCGAAACACGGCTGGTCGGCGATAGCTATGATGCGGCATGTGAAGCCGCGATTACCTATGCGCAAATGTCGGGCGCCGTTTTCATTCACCCTTTTGATGAGATTTCAGTTATCGCAGGACAAGGCACTGTTGGCCGCGAAATATTAGAGCAAATGCCCCGCACACCAGATGCCGTGTATATCCCCGTTGGCGGCGGTGGTTTAATATCGGGCGTGGGGGCTTGGGTTAAATCTGTCTCGCCCAACACCAAAATCATCGCTGTTGAGCCCGAAGGCGCGCCGACACTGCTGACCTCACTTGAGGCCGGTCAACCCACCACACTTGAAAGCGTAGATAGTTTTGCGGACGGCGTAGCGGTCAAGCGTATTGGTACGCATACATTTGATGTCGCACAGCGCCTCGTTGATGAAGTAATATGCGTTTCGAATGATGAAATTTGCGCCGCCGTAAAAGATGTTTTCGAAGCCACCCGAACTGTTGTTGAACCCGCAGGGGCTCTCGCCCTCGCGGGATTGATTAAACACACACGTTTGGGACAGGCGCCCGAAGGGGATAGCGTTGTAATTTTATCTGGGGCGAATGTAAATTTTGACCGTATTGGTCATATCGTCGAACGCGCTGAACTTGGGGCTGGAGAGGAAATGCTCTTCGCTGCTGCCATTCCAGAAAAGCCCGGCGCTTTTCTGAATTTCTGTAATGCCTTAGGGCGCCGCGCAGTAACAGAGTTTAATTATCGCTACACTGAGAGCGACACGGCACATGTATTAGTCGGTATCAAAACGCGTGATTTACAAGACAGAGAGCAAGTCACTGCTGACATGGCCACACATAATATCTCTATCACGGATTTATCTAATGACCGCCTCGCCAAACGGCATTTAAGACATATGGTCGGGGGCCGCACAAGCACGTCCATTGCAGAGGTCATATATCGGTTTGAATTTCCAGAACGCCCCGGCGCGCTCACTGATTTTTTAATAGCATTAGACGATCGATGGAATATTAGCCTCTTCCATTACAGAAATCACGGCAACACAACTGGCCATGTTCTTTGCGGCTTTCAAGTCCCCAAAGGAGATATGGAAGCTTTGGAAGAAAGCTTATCAAAAACTGGCTATCCAATGTCTGAGGAAACAGACAGCAAAGCCTATGAATATTTTTTAAGAGCTTGA
- a CDS encoding MBL fold metallo-hydrolase, whose product MNQVPKNTPQDQSLVPGSTSGLKLDFITEEKPQPGNVQEIADGVFWLRFGLPMSGLDHINLWALRDGDGWVIVDTGIGNRESKEIWKKHFKHLMGGRPVNRVICTHLHPDHTGLAGWICRHFGAPLLMTRGEYFLCRLMAADTGRAAPPESLRFYKKAGFTDGQIELYKQRFGGFGKAITELPQSYDRLVDGELGKIGGREWRVIIGAGHSPEHACLYCPELNLCLTGDQLLPNISSNVSVWPTEPEGNPLEDWITSCHVLKAQLPENVLIGPAHGIPFRGAHKRLDKLIEHHEKALLRLLEHCQTPRLATGVYSVLFRREITDGNRIMAVGESIAHLNCLKGRGLLSRRRNDAGQFTYKTRRGVIPA is encoded by the coding sequence ATGAACCAAGTCCCTAAAAACACCCCACAAGACCAATCTCTGGTTCCAGGGAGTACATCTGGTTTAAAATTAGATTTTATAACAGAAGAAAAACCTCAGCCGGGTAATGTGCAAGAAATAGCGGATGGAGTTTTTTGGCTGCGTTTCGGCTTGCCTATGTCGGGCCTTGATCACATCAACCTTTGGGCGCTTCGTGATGGCGATGGTTGGGTCATTGTCGACACAGGTATTGGCAATCGGGAAAGTAAAGAAATTTGGAAGAAGCACTTTAAACATCTGATGGGTGGCCGCCCGGTGAACCGCGTTATTTGCACGCATTTACACCCAGACCACACAGGGTTGGCAGGATGGATTTGTCGCCATTTCGGCGCGCCGCTCTTAATGACGCGGGGGGAGTATTTTCTCTGCCGCCTTATGGCCGCAGATACAGGCCGCGCAGCCCCACCAGAAAGTTTACGGTTTTATAAAAAGGCGGGCTTTACGGACGGTCAGATTGAACTTTATAAACAGCGTTTTGGCGGGTTTGGTAAAGCCATTACTGAATTGCCGCAAAGTTATGACCGCTTGGTTGATGGAGAGTTAGGCAAAATAGGGGGCCGTGAATGGCGCGTTATTATTGGCGCTGGTCATTCGCCCGAACACGCTTGTCTTTACTGCCCTGAGCTCAATTTGTGCCTAACTGGTGACCAGCTTTTACCGAATATAAGTTCAAATGTTAGCGTGTGGCCAACGGAACCCGAGGGTAACCCGTTGGAAGATTGGATTACATCCTGTCATGTCTTAAAAGCGCAATTGCCCGAGAACGTTTTAATCGGGCCCGCCCATGGTATTCCGTTCCGCGGCGCGCATAAACGGCTCGATAAATTAATTGAACATCATGAAAAAGCGCTTTTGCGTTTGCTGGAACACTGCCAAACGCCGCGATTGGCTACGGGCGTGTATTCGGTATTGTTTCGACGTGAAATAACGGATGGCAATCGCATCATGGCCGTGGGCGAAAGCATCGCGCATTTAAATTGCCTAAAAGGGCGAGGTTTGCTGAGTCGTCGCCGAAATGATGCGGGGCAATTCACTTATAAAACGCGGCGCGGTGTTATACCCGCTTAA
- a CDS encoding nitroreductase family protein yields MTETLKTYPLPSKSTDVLDFLQTRRSNLAKVMAEPGPKEEVLNALLEIAARVPDHRKLAPWRFVVFQGKARADFGQHIAAAFMRDNPEAPLDRTVFEGQRLMRAPLVVAVISSPVECPRGTPKWEQQLSAGAACFNLCLAAQAFGFGAQWLTEWYAYDAGVNRALGLNDSEQLAGYIYIGTPELPSTERARPDVESKVTHWRS; encoded by the coding sequence ATGACAGAAACATTGAAAACTTACCCTTTGCCGTCAAAAAGCACGGATGTTCTAGACTTCTTGCAAACTCGGCGGTCAAATTTGGCGAAAGTTATGGCTGAACCAGGGCCAAAGGAAGAAGTGTTAAACGCGCTCTTAGAGATCGCAGCCCGTGTGCCCGATCACCGAAAGTTAGCGCCTTGGCGTTTTGTCGTTTTTCAGGGCAAAGCCAGAGCTGATTTTGGACAGCATATTGCCGCCGCGTTTATGCGAGATAATCCTGAGGCGCCTTTGGACAGAACGGTTTTTGAGGGACAAAGATTGATGCGCGCGCCCCTTGTTGTGGCCGTCATTTCCTCGCCAGTAGAGTGCCCACGCGGGACGCCGAAGTGGGAACAGCAATTATCAGCTGGCGCGGCGTGTTTCAATTTATGTCTTGCGGCTCAGGCCTTTGGATTTGGGGCGCAATGGCTCACTGAATGGTACGCTTATGATGCGGGTGTGAACCGTGCTTTGGGTCTAAATGATTCGGAACAGCTGGCGGGTTATATTTATATTGGCACGCCTGAATTGCCTTCGACAGAACGTGCGCGACCTGACGTTGAATCTAAAGTGACGCATTGGCGTTCATGA